Proteins co-encoded in one Nematostella vectensis chromosome 15, jaNemVect1.1, whole genome shotgun sequence genomic window:
- the LOC125560763 gene encoding uncharacterized protein LOC125560763, with protein MAVRQLHKMEPTETVHYTKQNKSKSKPRQITECKYCGDSHAAGKCKAFGQVCSKCSKKNHFARVCMSTRQDHKASQPQQKPGKQARRGKQNVHQLEESSCSDDDDEFSSNDSLYTIQSNQKKRQYFAQVLAVTGDKTARQSIKFQLDTGATCSTLSLNDYNKLTKKQPEQYQTELRAYNQSTIKPMGQVKLHCTANGITRKVHFQIIKEAPTSLLSGRVCEALK; from the coding sequence ATGGCAGTTAGACAGCTTCACAAAATGGAGCCAACTGAGACCGTCCACTATACTAAGCAAAACAAGTCCAAATCAAAGCCGAGGCAGATCACAGAATGCAAGTACTGTGGTGACAGCCATGCCGCTGGAAAATGCAAAGCATTTGGGCAGGTCTGCAGTAAATGCAGCAAGAAGAATCACTTCGCTAGAGTTTGCATGTCCACTCGTCAAGATCATAAGGCGAGCCAGCCTCAACAGAAGCCAGGCAAGCAGGCTAGAAGAGGTAAACAAAACGTACACCAACTAGAAGAGAGCTCATGcagtgacgatgatgatgaattcTCCAGCAATGACAGCCTGTATACCATTCAGTCAAACCAGAAGAAAAGGCAGTATTTTGCACAAGTGTTAGCTGTGACAGGAGATAAGACGGCCAGGCAGTCAATCAAATTTCAGCTTGATACCGGAGCAACATGCAGCACACTATCCCTTAACGACTACAATAAGCTGACCAAGAAGCAACCCGAGCAGTACCAAACTGAGCTGCGAGCCTACAATCAGTCAACCATCAAACCTATGGGGCAAGTCAAGCTTCACTGCACAGCAAATGGGATCACAAGAAAGGTTCACTTCCAGATAATCAAAGAGGCACCAACGTCATTACTCTCAGGCAGAGTCTGCGAAGCACTTAAATAG
- the LOC116604805 gene encoding uncharacterized protein K02A2.6 — MQPAQQKEPMMTHPIPQLPWQAVASDCLEVQGEHYLVLVDLYSDYIELVKLPDMSSKTLIQQMKPIFATHGTPAILISDNGTYYSSQEFREFNKAWEIYHVTVSPHHHKSNGKVESAVKIMKRIIIKAKKDRSDLWNQALYKPEVQAAVTEQIIQKRKQAKHYHDRTAKSLPSLVVGQPVRVIVHPQQAHSNWKAGTVVSMATTPRSYVVQVNGRTYRRKRVHLRDAQPDLSAAQDHSAPEPSHDAPKSSGMSTCSPEPEPSGPGLLVATTTVLTEPVVTRSGRVVKPPQRLINVQS; from the exons ATGCAACCAGCACAGCAGAAAGAGCCAATGATGACACATCCCATACCTCAGCTTCCATGGCAAGCAGTTGCCAGTGATTGCCTGGAAGTGCAAGGCGAACACTACTTGGTCCTAGTAGATCTGTACTCTGACTACATAGAACTAGTTAAGCTTCCAGACATGTCATCTAAAACTCTTATCCAGCAGATGAAACCGATATTTGCAACCCACGGGACACCAGCAATTCTTATATCAGACAATGGAACCTACTACAGTTCACAGGAATTCCGAGAGTTCAACAAGGCATGGGAAATATATCACGTAACTGTAAGTCCTCATCACCACAAGTCTAACGGGAAGGTGGAGTCGGCAGTGAAGATTATGAAGAGAATCATCATCAAGGCCAAGAAAGACCGCTCAGACCTGTGGAA CCAGGCACTGTACAAGCCCGAAGTACAGGCAGCGGTGACAGAACAGATCATCCAAAAGCGCAAGCAGGCCAAACACTATCATGATCGCACAGCGAAGTCACTGCCTAGTCTTGTTGTTGGTCAACCAGTAAGAGTGATAGTACATCCACAACAGGCTCATAGCAATTGGAAGGCAGGGACAgtggtttccatggcaacaacCCCACGCAGTTACGTTGTACAAGTCAATGGCAGGACGTATCGCAGAAAACGGGTACATTTGCGAGACGCTCAACCTGACCTATCAGCTGCACAAGACCATTCTGCTCCAGAGCCAAGCCATGATGCACCAAAGTCTTCAGGAATGTCTACCTGCAGTCCAGAACCAGAACCAAGTGGTCCAGGTCTATTAGTCGCCACGACAACAGTACTTACAGAACCAGTAGTCACACGATCAGGACGAGTTGTGAAGCCTCCACAAAGGCTGATCAATGTTCAGTCATAG